The following proteins are co-located in the Phaeodactylum tricornutum CCAP 1055/1 chromosome 2, whole genome shotgun sequence genome:
- a CDS encoding predicted protein — MTKQIDVHRYRMKKREKQLANNGNCFDLRELATLLLWKQWRRNVTAVTFLDFPLHLIALQKKVEFPGLFVSFNSPALSSPRSRANMSLRRPPTRIELKSEDISEYEELKNERLMEQADTKSNLGNMLAQKSAPQVLKKKAAERIGMNKRR; from the exons ATGACCAAGCAAATAGATGTGCACAGATACAGAATGAAGAAAAGGGAAAAGCAGCTGGCCAACAATGGCAACTGCTTTGATCTACGGGAACTTGCCACGCTACTTTTATGGAAGCAGTGGAGGAG GAACGTGACTGCTGTTACTTTCCTCGACTTTCCCTTGCACTTGATCGCCCTCCAAAAGAAAGTCGAATTTCCTGGTCTATTCGTCAGTTTCAATTCCCCGGCACTCTCCTCGCCGCGGTCTCGAGCCAACATGTCTTTGCGACGCCCTCCGACAAGGATCGAATTGAAATCTGAAGATATTTCGGAATACGAAGAG CTTAAAAACGAACGGCTTATGGAGCAAGCTGATACCAAGTCCAATCTTGGGAACATGCTTGCTCAAAAATCAGCTCCACAAGTattgaaaaagaaagctgCTGAGCGGATTGGTATGAACAAGCGACGGTAA
- a CDS encoding predicted protein — MTVCLKGKCLSLIGLIGLASSFPILITLPRPLKLEARSIQLDRLLQQRPKLSMVEDNRSELTPDNENDAVLVEGVIGEDLPKQVLDEIEDGQPSEWNVLKQLLGINVFTYILATAIVFFLSMNLVFGPGWLGSAIGVKGTGSFSEVSTSLPDTVDLSKPDFLL, encoded by the exons ATGACTGTATGCCTGAAAGGAAAGTGCTTGTCGTTGATCGGGTTGATTGGCCTGGCTTCGTCGTTTCCGATTCTCATTACCCTTCCCCGACCATTGAAGCTCGAGGCTCGCAGCATACAACTCGACAGGCTCCTCCAACAACGGCCAAAGTTGTCGATGGTGGAAGATAACAGGTCTGAACTGACACCtgacaacgaaaatgatgCGGTCTTAGTTGAGGGAGTAATCGGTGAAGATCTACCTAAACAAGTAttggatgaaattgaagatGGGCAACCATCGGAATGGAACGTATTGAAGCAG CTTCTTGGGATAAATGTGTTTACGTACATACTGGCGACAGCAATTGTTTTCTTTCTAAGCATGAACCTTGTATTTGGACCGGGTTGGCTAGGAAGTGCTATTGGTGTTAAAGGCACCGGCTCGTTTTCGGAGGTTTCGACCTCGCTACCGGATACAGTTGATCTGAGTAAACCAGATTTCCTTTTATAG
- a CDS encoding predicted protein, giving the protein MSEKAFPLADAELTIALLDLIQQATNYKQTKKGANEATKTLNRGISELIIMSADAEPIEILLHLPLLCEDKNVPYVFVPSKIALGRACGVSRPVIACSITTNETSQLKTTIEGMKIKIEQLLI; this is encoded by the exons ATGTCCGAAAAAGCCTTTCCCCTTGCGGATGCGGAATTGACCATTGCCTTGTTGGATCTGATCCAGCAGGCTACCAACTACAAGCAGACCAAGAAGGGTGCCAACGAAGCAACGAAAACGTTGAATCGCGGTATCAGTGAACTGATCATCATGTCGGCGGACGCCGAACCTATTGAGATTCTCTTGCATTTGCCGTTGTTGTGTGAAGATAAGAACGTGCCGTACGTCTTCGTACCGAG TAAAATTGCGTTGGGTCGTGCGTGTGGTGTTTCCCGTCCGGTCATTGCGTGTTCCATAACGACGAACGAGACTTCGCAGCTCAAGACGACCATTGAAGGTATGAAGATCAAGATTGAGCAGCTGCTCATTTAA
- a CDS encoding predicted protein — protein KVIGLYFSADWCGPCRQFTPELASFYKKMNSRRGKQDEFEIVWVSRCRDVDSYGQYFTQMPWIAMPPEEAMGERGQMLSNKYKVKGIPSLVLLDDLGNVITTDARNKIPQDK, from the coding sequence AAAGTGATTGGCTTGTATTTCAGCGCCGATTGGTGCGGTCCTTGTCGACAATTTACTCCCGAACTCGCATCCTTCTATAAAAAGATGAACTCACGACGTGGAAAGCAAGATGAGTTTGAAATTGTGTGGGTTTCGAGATGCCGAGATGTGGACAGCTATGGCCAATACTTCACCCAGATGCCTTGGATTGCCATGCCACCAGAAGAAGCCATGGGAGAGCGTGGCCAGATGCTAAGCAACAAATACAAAGTCAAGGGAATCCCGTCGCTTGTTCTTTTAGACGACCTTGGTAATGTCATTACAACAGATGCGCGGAACAAGATCCCACAGGACAAG
- a CDS encoding predicted protein gives MNGTHPLPPKRMATDDLMAGTTASSQTRTRTSSHHRKASFSPEEEFFLRGLLLDDHPDPHTKPLNGNHDAHAELVLNDDILFSVPLPPLPPKGSLVPTCSSSSGAVPPKARRPSTLGLWKAHQYGVSPVALARKGALTFPPPPKLDQLIHPQRKEDLERDHSGTDDEEIEYDGSSDSDQDEHLEQSTRRLDGNDTVGNAHRPSTRALRKPGQEGDSSSKMTHKSALTFHPPPKLDELIQTLRKEDLERDREEKRGEGGVDDVSSIPSDQEVRKPDKDDLSECSSWDETEHVQHYNTWRVLDDEYAKDFGFDFSESVLAEDDFEDNDDQKNNFLILGTSAEDVSAHPQVLSPPLMDSLMTFLPQNLQDTNFWLKFSLVRDGAALSTLKTYCRASSYTILAIETPRGEVFGSFTSSPWQTHRSYYGNAPSFVWKMRHSRRTPCVSLYDQAQLESTIDVYAYEGSDEYIQACKHDSLALGGDERHAPTSMCSDLSDDDSVSPRKNNGFAIALEEDLLRGTTSPCNTFASPSLCGSHRDRTQLFEVANVEVWTFTSCRDVSMAERLEMTRYFATESSRGSLLSSPGSSTYDSGTPQFSSRDLIQERFYQRVGHDPASEERRQRWQYANMMGGVGTTNRGMGSTPRFGYSS, from the coding sequence ATGAACGGTACCCATCCTCTTCCTCCCAAACGAATGGCTACGGACGACTTGATGGCGGGCACCACTGCCAGCTCGCAAACACGGACGCGTACCTCCTCGCACCACCGCAAGGCTAGTTTCAGtccggaagaagaattcTTTCTCCGAGGCTTGCTCCTCGATGACCATCCGGATCCGCACACCAAGCCTCTCAACGGGAACCACGATGCTCACGCGGAACTCGTTCTCAACGACGATATACTGTTTTCTGTACCACTACCGCCCCTTCCTCCGAAAGGAAGTTTGGTGCCTACCTGCTCGAGCTCGAGTGGAGCCGTTCCTCCCAAAGCCCGACGTCCGTCAACCTTGGGACTCTGGAAGGCACACCAATACGGTGTTTCTCCCGTGGCCCTGGCGCGGAAAGGCGCCTTGACCTTTCCTCCGCCACCCAAACTGGATCAACTTATCCATCctcaacgaaaagaagatcTGGAACGTGATCACAGTGgcacggacgacgaagaaatcgagTACGACGGATCGTCCGATTCCGATCAAGACGAGCACCTGGAGCAAAGCACACGCCGTCTCGACGGCAACGATACCGTGGGCAACGCCCACCGTCCGTCGACTCGGGCTCTCCGGAAGCCTGGCCAAGAAGGCGACTCTTCCTCGAAGATGACGCACAAGAGTGCGTTGACCTTTCATCCTCCACCCAAGCTGGACGAGCTTATTCAAACACTACGAAAAGAAGATCTGGAACGTGATCGAGAAGAAAAACGGGGCGAGGGTGGCGTTGATGATGTATCGTCTATACCGTCGGATCAAGAAGTTCGCAAACCGGATAAAGACGATTTGTCGGAATGCTCATCGTGGGATGAAACGGAGCACGTACAACACTACAATACGTGGAGAGTGCTTGACGATGAGTACGCCAaagactttggctttgatTTCTCGGAGAGCGTTCTGGCCGAGGACGATTTTGAAGACAATGACGACCAGAAGAATAATTTTTTGATTCTCGGTACCTCGGCGGAAGATGTGTCGGCCCATCCGCAGGTCCTGTCTCCACCTCTTATGGATTCGCTCATGACATTTTTGCCACAAAACCTGCAAGACACAAACTTCTGGCTCAAGTTTTCCTTAGTCCGCGATGGAGCTGCCTTGTCTACTTTGAAGACGTACTGTCGGGCATCTTCCTATACAATTCTAGCCATTGAAACGCCGCGAGGTGAGGTCTTTGGATCGTTCACTTCGAGTCCTTGGCAAACGCACCGTTCCTACTACGGAAACGCCCCTTCGTTTGTGTGGAAAATGCGCCATTCTCGACGAACGCCGTGCGTCTCGCTTTATGACCAGGCCCAGCTCGAATCGACGATTGACGTATACGCCTACGAAGGCAGCGACGAATATATCCAAGCATGTAAACACGATTCCCTCGCTCTCGGCGGCGACGAACGACACGCCCCCACCAGCATGTGCAGTGATCTTTCGGACGACGATAGCGTCAGTCCCCGCAAAAACAATGGTTTCGCCATTGCCTTGGAGGAAGACTTGCTGCGTGGTACAACGAGTCCGTGTAATACGTTCGCCAGTCCGAGCTTATGTGGATCGCACCGTGATCGGACGCAATTGTTCGAAGTGGCCAACGTTGAAGTTTGGACGTTTACATCCTGTCGGGACGTTTCCATGGCAGAAAGGTTGGAAATGACACGGTATTTTGCCACCGAATCTTCCCGGGGATCCCTTCTGTCGTCGCCGGGTTCTAGCACGTACGACAGCGGCACACCCCAATTTTCCAGCCGGGATTTGATCCAGGAACGCTTCTACCAGCGTGTTGGTCACGACCCAGCATCGGAAGAACGACGGCAGCGATGGCAATACGCCAACATGATGGGCGGTGTTGGTACTACAAACAGAGGCATGGGATCGACACCTCGCTTTGGTTACAGTTCATAG
- a CDS encoding predicted protein, producing the protein MSFPSWWKNEESSFLGVNKAIQRNIENGRWKEPKPIQMQAIPTLLERRDFIGSAPTGSGKSGAFIIPSLFLSSAPHHKLKSSREGEIRGLILAPSLELAAQLHREIERLGIGKPGGLSSLLLSRSNASQVIGGSAGGKSGLDMLVSTPLRLVDAIEKGLRLNSVRIVVLDEADRLLDATDGKRARKPKGEAGTESIVEDEEEEEEEEDDSSQSFLAQMDIVLSEVPSTATRALFSATVTPTVRFLAESILRNPLDVTIANSGSVGGANTDIEQELMFVGKEQGKLLAIRQLVQRGQLHPPAIIFLESKNRAQALFGELLYDGIHVDVIHAGRSKSARENAVAKFRRGDTWVLICTDLVARGVDFRAVNMVINYDLPSSGIDYVHRIGRTGRAGRKGKAITFFTEGDFENLRTIANIIKQSGCNVEDWMLNLPRKSNKKNANSVVRRRERISTTPEYDRQKKRRRQQAIEHNKKKLKMSTTSQE; encoded by the exons atgtcatttccttcttggtgGAAAAACGAGGAATCCAGCTTTTTAGGCGTTAATAAGGCTATTCAGCGCAATATTGAAAACGGGCGCTGGAAAGAGCCGAAGCCTATACAGATGCAAGCTATTCCTACTTTGCTGGAGCGGCGTGATTTCATTGGATCGGCGCCGACCGGTTCGGGAAAGTCGGGTGCCTTTATCATTCCGTCCCTCTTTCTAAGCAGCGCTCCGCATCAC aaattgaagtcATCTCGAGAAGGTGAGATTCGGGGGTTGATCTTGGCCCCGTCCTTGGAATTGGCAGCTCAATTGCATCGCGAAATCGAGCGCCTTGGTATTGGCAAACCCGGTGGATTGTCGTCTCTTCTACTGTCTAGGTCAAACGCGTCCCAAGTTATTGGAGGTAGTGCCGGGGGAAAGAGTGGACTCGATATGCTCGTCTCTACTCCATTGCGGCTCGTCGATGCGATAGAAAAGGGCTTGCGGCTAAATTCAGTACGAATAGTGGTACTTGACGAAGCGGATCGTCTCCTCGACGCTACTGATGGGAAAAGAGCCCGAAAGCCAAAGGGGGAGGCAGGAACGGAGTCGATTGtagaagacgaagaggaggaggaagaagaagaagatgacaGT AGTCAATCTTTTCTTGCACAAATGGACATTGTACTGAGTGAAGTGCCATCAACGGCAACGCGTGCTCTATTCTCGGCTACCGTCACGCCGACTGTACGCTTCTTGGCTGAATCTATTCTGCGAAACCCTTTAGACGTCACAATTGCCAACTCAGGCTCCGTTGGTGGTGCAAATACAGATATCGAGCAAGAGTTAATGTTTGTTGGAAAGGAACAGGGCAAACTCCTTGCTATACGGCAACTGGTCCAGCGAGGACAGCTCCATCCTCCTGCCATAATATTTTTGGAGAGTAAAAATCGAGCGCAAGCGCTATTTGGAGAACTTTTGTATGATGGTATTCATGTGGACGTTATCCATGCGGGTCGCTCCAAATCTGCCAGGGAAAATGCGGTTGCCAAGTTTCGTCGAGGTGATACTTGGGTTTTGATCTGTACCGATCTCGTCGCTCGTGGTGTGGACTTCAGAGCCGTGAATATGGTCATCAATTATGATTTACCCTCATCAGGTATCGACTATGTACATCGTATTGGTCGAACAGGGCGCGCCGGTCGCAAAGGAAAAGCCATTACCTTCTTTACAGAGGGGGACTTTGAGAACTTGCGAACTATTGCCAATATTATCAAGCAGAGCGGCTGTAACGTAGAGGACTGGATGCTGAATCTACCAAGAaagagcaacaaaaagaacgCGAATTCCGTGGTTCGACGACGGGAACGAATCAGCACGACACCCGAGTATGACCGCCAAAAAAAACGCCGACGACAACAGGCCATAGaacacaacaaaaagaagttgAAAATGTCAACTACTTCGCAAGAATAG
- a CDS encoding predicted protein, whose translation MHIINAFFSLTHVTSLRFRSLFRDSEGQYDEIPSNDEEHPGLHASSSRDHSLTREYEDFSHSWSALRLCLYHAIVYYAIAVFALSFILYKWPIIDSLYFATVVFTTIGYGDLHPTDRSGRVFTIFLSLYGIVILGLFLGILGDAVVEGHNRVVETRRRKLNKKVLDALAQDQGAKKNVAESNGDNGSSSSDDVVEVKSLMQDIWSIVVLEAPIVSLYWVVISGTTVGFGDVTPHTPAMRVAAIFFLPFAVAVLGELLARVASAYMERKQRQTEHEFLSRSLTLCDLETMDADQDGRVDRAEFMIYMLVALQKVEKADVDQVCQFFERLDQTNDGYLTKQDLLDRQWSENFRSSLAG comes from the exons ATGCACATCATCAACGCCTTTTTCAGCCTTACCCACGTGACATCGCTTCGCTTTCGATCCTTGTTCCGCGATTCCGAAGGACAATACGACGAGATTCCGTCCAACGACGAGGAGCATCCCGGTCTACATGCGTCTTCCTCACGTGACCACAGCCTGACTCGGGAGTATGAAGATTTTTCGCATTCCTGGAGTGCCTTGCGCTTGTGCCTGTACCACGCCATTGTCTACTATGCGATTGCGGTCTTCGCTCTTTCTTTCATTCTCTACAAATGGCCAATCATCGATTCTTTGTACTTTGCGACAGTGGTGTTCACTACCATCGGATACGGAGACCTGCATCCCACCGATCGATCCGGACGAGTGTTCACTATATTTTTGTCGCTTTACGGGATCGTAATTTTGGGCCTCTTCTTGGGAATTTTGGGTGATGCCGTAGTCGAAGGTCACAACCGTGTGGTAGAAACACGACGGCGCAAGCTGAACAAAAAGGTTTTGGACGCGTTGGCACAAGATCAAGGGGCGAAGAAAAATGTAGCAGAGTCCAACGGAGACAATGGCTCCAGCAGTAGTGATGACGTGGTAGAAGTGAAGAGCTTGATGCAAGATATATGGTCGATTGTGGTCCTGGAAGCTCCGATTGTTTC CCTTTATTGGGTCGTCATTTCCGGTACGACGGTCGGCTTTGGCGACGTGACCCCGCACACCCCCGCCATGCGGGTGGCGGCGATTTTCTTTCTGCCGTTCGCCGTGGCCGTGTTGGGTGAGTTGTTGGCCCGGGTCGCTTCGGCCTACATGGAACGGAAACAGCGGCAAACGGAACACGAATTCTTGTCCCGATCGTTAACATTGTGCGATCTCGAAACGATGGACGCCGACCAGGACGGACGCGTGGATCGCGCCGAATTTATGATTTACATGCTGGTGGCTCTCCAAAAGGTGGAGAAAGCAGACGTTGACCAGGTTTGCCAGTTTTTTGAACGACTCGATCAGACCAACGACGGGTATCTTACCAAACAAGATTTGCTGGATCGCCAGTGGAGCGAGAATTTCCGTTCGTCTTTGGCGGGGtaa
- a CDS encoding predicted protein, translated as MKCVPFRPLLRLLLVASTRVVVVDAVDASFDQPFASAAIPHVPCVTLYHRNGRQGCGTADHDLQTGTLRYFQSGSSAPNVQEEYVAVVEDYVLTSTTLQTLMTAYRANGLLQGILVVNSTSIDENDNSFRSPDSQYPQGYGTPSAGLNYGNTQYAWNARGEDLLGLDLYGIPMVYVADADLSVAIVAKAKDPSAHDSSIVAAFNYYMGPDNVTSVECLRWKDTKTNRWNPKCLPLGGTSVWATAGSPPPSDNTNNRPVVLVGAGMDSTTLFHETTPAANAAAANIVVMLLAAKLLGENVDDAALDALPNRIGFALFEGETYGFMGSRNFLRDVAYPGFQCNDAIVPSVSKNANGHDYACLSPLRPSLKFTGISSIAGMIAVDQVAYAVGQGLLYTHADQNQDTYGAFLANVLKACSTSAVTVAPTSATASNGNYPYPPSPLTSLLSLSQGAVGGAVLSGYDYAFTNAAPYHSVLDDARLHAPDYQSIAGAATIVARSALAAAYDDGTYNSAAAATYAANIIPELESTDETLVTLADCVFYNSGCRTFREYAQTEFSNEKSRTGLDLRAPTTTASGTTPNYYVGVYNDANGQPFVRVGDRTYGAYNGKEYGNGGSDAFGILPREKARAIRGLLNDYLGRGSVSESSGETVQVQKCTKLADCASVKYCSTNSDSAICTAGGVCVCLRAHYHVAMDEALLAAENEFPGRFVVDETNDQGVSPMYTEPYWSNSVGVKVYRDVGQLPGLVTLVLGIGMAVLSFFAAFVLKVGLKKEKLY; from the coding sequence ATGAAATGCGTACCATTCCGGCCGTTGCTGAGACTGTTGCTGGTGGCGTCCACcagagtcgtcgtcgtcgacgccgttgACGCGAGTTTCGATCAGCCCTTTGCGTCGGCCGCCATTCCACACGTTCCCTGCGTTACCCTTTACCATCGTAACGGCCGTCAGGGTTGCGGAACCGCGGATCACGACCTTCAAACCGGTACATTGCGCTATTTCCAGTCCGGATCGTCCGCACCAAACGTTCAGGAGGAATACGTGGCGGTAGTGGAAGATTATGTCTTGACCAGCACGACACTGCAGACGCTGATGACTGCGTACCGCGCCAACGGACTGCTGCAGGGTATTCTGGTAGTCAATTCCACCAGTATTGACGAGAACGATAATTCCTTTCGGTCACCCGATTCGCAATACCCACAGGGCTACGGTACTCCGTCGGCGGGACTCAACTACGGCAATACACAGTATGCCTGGAACGCACGGGGGGAAGACTTGTTGGGGCTCGACTTGTACGGTATACCCATGGTCTACGTCGCCGACGCGGATCTGTCCGTTGCGATTGTCGCGAAAGCGAAAGATCCGAGTGCGCACGATAGTTCCATCGTTGCCGCGTTCAACTACTACATGGGACCGGATAACGTTACCAGTGTGGAGTGTTTACGGTGGAAGGATACCAAGACGAACCGTTGGAACCCCAAGTGTTTGCCCTTGGGGGGCACCAGTGTCTGGGCGACGGCTGGTTCGCCACCACCTTCCGATAACACCAACAATCGACCCGTTGTACTGGTCGGCGCGGGAATGGATAGTACCACGTTGTTTCACGAAACGacgcccgccgccaacgccgccgctGCCAACATCGTGGTCATGCTGCTCGCTGCCAAGTTACTGGGGGAGAACGTGGATGATGCCGCGTTGGATGCGCTACCGAATCGCATCGGATTCGCACTCTTTGAAGGCGAAACGTACGGATTTATGGGTTCGCGCAACTTTCTGCGCGACGTGGCCTATCCCGGCTTCCAGTGCAACGATGCCATCGTTCCGTCCGTTTCGAAGAACGCGAACGGACACGACTATGCCTGTCTTTCTCCACTTCGACCCAGTCTCAAATTTACCGGCATTTCATCAATCGCCGGTATGATTGCCGTCGATCAAGTGGCGTACGCCGTGGGACAGGGTCTCTTGTACACACACGCCGATCAGAACCAAGACACCTACGGAGCCTTTCTCGCCAACGTGCTCAAGGCCTGTAGCACCAGTGCCGTGACGGTCGCTCCCACTTCGGCGACGGCAAGCAACGGTAACTACCCGTACCCACCGTCTCCTCTGACGTCGCTACTCAGTCTCTCTCAAGGAGCAGTGGGTGGAGCGGTCTTGTCCGGCTACGACTACGCTTTCACCAATGCGGCCCCCTACCATTCCGTACTGGATGATGCCCGCCTACACGCTCCCGACTACCAAAGCATTGCGGGCGCGGCTACCATTGTCGCCCGATCcgcgttggcggcggcctACGACGACGGCACGTACAATTCCGCGGCGGCCGCCACGTATGCTGCCAATATCATTCCGGAACTGGAATCGACCGACGAAACTCTCGTCACTTTGGCGGATTGCGTATTCTACAATAGCGGGTGTCGGACCTTTCGGGAATACGCACAAACGGAATTTAGCAACGAAAAATCCCGGACGGGCTTGGATTTGCGtgcgccgacgacgaccgcaTCCGGTACGACTCCCAACTACTACGTCGGAGTGTACAACGACGCTAACGGTCAACCCTTTGTGCGGGTCGGAGATCGAACTTACGGTGCCTACAACGGCAAAGAGTACGGTAACGGCGGTTCCGACGCTTTTGGGATTCTACCGCGTGAAAAGGCTCGCGCCATTCGTGGTCTCTTGAACGATTACCTAGGACGGGGTAGCGTGAGCGAGAGCAGCGGGGAAACTGTCCAGGTACAAAAGTGCACAAAACTTGCGGACTGTGCCAGTGTAAAGTACTGTTCCACCAATTCGGATAGTGCCATATGCACCGCTGGGGGCGTGTGCGTGTGCCTGCGTGCGCACTATCACGTAGCCATGGACGAAGCACTGTTAGCCGCCGAGAATGAATTCCCGGGACGTTTTGTGGTAGACGAAACGAACGATCAGGGTGTGAGTCCTATGTACACGGAACCCTACTGGTCCAATAGTGTGGGAGTCAAAGTGTACCGGGATGTGGGGCAACTGCCAGGTCTGGTAACCTTGGTTTTAGGTATTGGGATGGCGGTACTATCCTTTTTTGCGGCCTTTGTTCTCAAAGTGGGTctcaaaaaagaaaagctttactaa
- a CDS encoding predicted protein: MSFPTGVLLAMALVTLVQSFTVRTMHRSRCLLPRQRKVAVVAVQKDSADKELSIDWDGGGKLQGAENEKSPRSSGMEDDLGNIQIPSTGISVSDEIEASQKDRFVTEVVPVKDLPGVAQLVTSATVMGSFEPVRYLVSLSPPKAQNVGDDEQTFKEECLTFAMVDVPPFSRQLVTRMKAYMGVNSKLKVILVTSRNAIHYDEAVTIYSTRRADLDLWAQTFSGVEIVSYRLDTPRDCRAAVTQCLDGYGPFALDEKTHPGNVTFVESGRPLTRLEWDHDVAQEVLSGQTPPDDEMEVDDEYSLDSIRIKEEGSRILAIFTPGHSFGSVSYVFPETKWKTHAQKRIGASAELAQLWIVVDISRQTVPESIDKWNRPDP; encoded by the exons ATGTCGTTCCCAACTGGAGTTCTCCTGGCAATGGCCCTCGTTACGCTGGTACAATCGTTTACCGTCCGAACAATGCATCGATCACGATGTTTACTCCCTCGACAACGGAAAGTAGCGGTTGTAGCCGTACAAAAGGACAGCGCCGACAAGGAATTAtccattgactgggacggaGGTGGGAAATTGCAAGGAGCAGAGAACGAAAAGTCTCCGAGAAGTTCAGGAATGGAAGACGACCTTGGAAATATACAAATACCCTCTACGGGTATCTCGGTCAGTGACGAAATCGAAGCGAGTCAGAAAGACCGCTTCGTGACGGAAGTAGTGCCAGTCAAGGATCTTCCTGGAGTAGCGCAGCTGGTGACATCAGCCACCGTGATGGGATCGTTTGAGCCAGTCCGGTATCTCGTTTCTTTGTCACCACCAAAAGCCCAAAacgttggtgacgatgaGCAGACCTTCAAAGAAGAGTGTTTGACATTTGCCATGGTGGACGTCCCTCCCTTTTCGCGTCAGCTGGTCACCCGCATGAAGGCCTACATGGGAGTCAATTCCAAGCTGAAAGTGATACTCGTCACCAGTCGCAATGCCATACACTACGACGAAGCCGTTACAATCTACTCGACCCGTCGAGCCGATCTGGATCTGTGGGCGCAGACCTTTTCTGGCGTGGAAATTGTATCCTACCGTCTGGATACTCCGCGCGATTGTCGAGCTGCGGTAACGCAGTGTTTGGACGGGTACGGCCCGTTTGCTTTGGACGAAAAAACGCATCCGGGAAATGTGACGTTTGTGGAGTCTGGACGGCCACTGACCCGCTTGGAATGGGACCACGACGTTGCTCAAGAGGTGCTGAGTGGACAGACACCACCCGATGACGAAATGGAGGTAGACGACGAATACTCGCTGGATTCAATTCGAATAAAGGAAGAGGGAAGCCGTATTCTTGCCATCTTTACACCAGGACACTCATTCGGGAGTGTCTCCTACGTCTTCCCGGAAACAAAG TGGAAGACACACGCGCAGAAGAGAATTGGGGCATCGGCGGAGCTGGCCCAGCTCTGGATTGTCGTGGATATATCACGACAAACCGTGCCGGAATCAATAGACAAGTGGAATCGGCCCGATCCTTAA
- a CDS encoding predicted protein → MNTVGVNHVSSQPSKRRDGGSARTDVLPRTKRHKPCAAASPPVVPPVLDPPNSAHTRVAQRQKMIAKGKNTAGYDAYRRQVPVEQRRPRSMDTPSTPDVHRDVPNKRWQGLVRAWRVALHKYDPQDLVTSLEPSVTTTGGLARPVSGGCNETEATHAQSTALWTPTKAQQLERDVATGVVVDLPPEWQGTTVSQGSPLSIYSNDSNPGRELSFDEPKLQWGDEDSDDDFL, encoded by the exons aTGAACACGGTTGGTGTCAATCACGTTTCGTCGCAACCGAGCAAACGCcgcgacggcggcagcgcCCGCACGGACGTTCTCCCCCGGACCAAACGGCACAAACCGTGCGCCGCCGCGAGTCCCCCGGTCGTTCCACCGGTACTGGATCCACCCAATTCCGCCCACACTCGCGTGGCACAACGGCAGAAAATGATTGCCAAGGGGAAAAATACGGCCGGGTACGATGCGTACCGTCGTCAGGTTCCGGTGGAACAACGTCGACCCCGTTCGATGGACACGCCGTCGACGCCGGATGTCCACCGGGACGTGCCGAACAAACGTTGGCAAGGATTGGTACGAGCGTG GCGGGTTGCGTTGCACAAGTACGACCCTCAAGATCTGGTCACTTCCTTGGAACCTTCGGTCACGACGACGGGTGGTCTCGCACGACCCGTGAGCGGTGGATGCAACGAGACGGAGGCCACCCACGCCCAATCCACGGCATTGTGGACTCCCACCAAGGCGCAACAATTGGAACGCGACGTGGCAACGGGCGTCGTGGTGGATTTGCCTCCCGAATGGCAAGGGACGACCGTGAGCCAAGGATCGCCCCTTTCCATATACTCCAACGACAGCAATCCCGGGCGGGAATTGTCCTTTGACGAACCCAAACTGCAATGGGGAGACGAGGATAGTGACGACGATTTCCTGTAA